From a region of the Prevotella melaninogenica genome:
- a CDS encoding sigma-54 interaction domain-containing protein has product MNTTELQRTKQRYNIVGNNDGLNRALDVALQVAPTDLSVLIIGESGVGKEIIPRVIHDNSPRRREKYFAINCGSIPEGTIDSELFGHEKGSFTGAIGDSEGYFGIANKGTIFLDEVGELPLATQARLLRVLETGEYIRVGGQEIRKTDVRIVAATNVNMQKAVSEGKFREDLYYRLNTIPIQMPPLRDRGEDIVLLFRLFAMQMAEKYHLPKITLTDEARQILLQYKWPGNVRQLKNITEQMSVLSEKREIDAETLLHFIPRDQDSTQLATIQSGGSHSYESEREILYKILYELRGNVSDLRRDLNNVRKQLEESRQLNGASGFQPTPSTVSNLPATTNKQPITPTRTIEQVEDAVAEEISEPETLNLNDIGKQLVEKALERNNGNRKKAALELGISDRTLYRRIRQYGLDKD; this is encoded by the coding sequence ATGAATACAACAGAATTACAGAGGACCAAACAACGATATAACATTGTCGGTAACAACGACGGACTGAATCGTGCACTGGATGTTGCCTTACAGGTAGCACCCACCGATTTGTCTGTACTGATTATCGGTGAGAGCGGTGTTGGTAAGGAGATTATCCCACGTGTAATCCACGACAATTCGCCTCGTCGTCGCGAGAAATACTTTGCTATCAACTGTGGTTCTATCCCAGAGGGAACCATTGATAGTGAACTTTTCGGTCATGAGAAGGGTTCTTTCACAGGAGCTATTGGCGATAGTGAAGGTTATTTCGGTATAGCCAACAAAGGAACCATCTTCCTCGACGAGGTGGGTGAACTTCCTTTAGCAACGCAAGCTCGACTACTTCGCGTACTCGAAACAGGTGAATATATCCGTGTTGGTGGTCAGGAAATCCGTAAGACGGATGTACGTATCGTAGCTGCTACTAACGTCAACATGCAGAAAGCTGTTAGCGAAGGTAAGTTCCGTGAAGATTTGTACTATCGTCTTAACACGATTCCTATTCAGATGCCACCACTCCGAGATCGTGGTGAGGATATCGTACTTCTCTTCCGTCTCTTTGCTATGCAGATGGCTGAGAAGTATCATCTTCCAAAGATTACACTCACAGATGAAGCACGTCAGATTCTGTTACAGTACAAATGGCCAGGCAATGTTCGTCAATTAAAGAACATTACCGAACAGATGTCTGTCCTAAGCGAGAAGCGTGAGATTGATGCAGAAACATTGCTGCACTTTATCCCACGTGACCAAGACAGCACACAGCTTGCTACGATACAAAGTGGTGGTTCACATAGCTATGAGAGCGAACGTGAGATTCTCTATAAAATTCTCTATGAGTTAAGAGGTAATGTAAGTGACTTACGACGTGACCTCAACAACGTTCGTAAGCAGTTGGAGGAAAGCAGACAACTCAATGGTGCAAGCGGTTTCCAGCCTACTCCGTCAACAGTTTCTAATCTTCCTGCCACCACAAACAAACAGCCTATCACTCCAACAAGAACGATAGAACAGGTTGAAGACGCTGTGGCAGAAGAAATTTCTGAACCAGAAACACTCAACCTCAACGACATTGGGAAGCAACTGGTGGAGAAAGCCTTAGAGCGTAACAATGGCAATCGTAAGAAGGCTGCTTTAGAGTTGGGCATTAGCGACCGCACACTCTATCGCCGAATCAGACAATACGGATTAGACAAAGATTAA
- a CDS encoding lysylphosphatidylglycerol synthase transmembrane domain-containing protein: MNKKFQNIFFTFGLVVLCIMVYNLDFADAWQKIQHAGYWFFAVVVLWVFLYIFNTAAWFTIIRSQTQDAEERKKVSFFWLYKVTVSGFALNYATPGGLMGGEPYRIMELTPKIGAERATSSVVLYAMTHIFSHFWFWLISIFLYIFTQPVNLLMGTMLAIVFAFCVSAIWFFLTGYKKGLAVRVMNLVRHIPFVKKWAEPFVANHKEELDRIDTQIASLHNQNPRTFLTVVLLELSCRICSALEIFFILLVLLPSVNYFDCILILAFTSLFANMLFFIPLQLGGREGGFLMSVKGLGLTLEAGIFVALLVRIRELIWTAIGLLLIKLEKHNK, encoded by the coding sequence ATGAACAAAAAGTTTCAGAACATCTTCTTCACTTTTGGCTTGGTTGTACTCTGTATTATGGTGTACAACCTTGACTTTGCTGATGCATGGCAGAAAATACAGCATGCAGGCTACTGGTTCTTTGCAGTAGTTGTACTATGGGTATTCTTATACATCTTTAATACTGCAGCTTGGTTTACAATTATACGTAGTCAGACACAAGACGCTGAGGAACGGAAGAAAGTATCATTCTTCTGGCTTTATAAGGTTACTGTATCAGGCTTTGCACTTAACTACGCTACTCCTGGAGGACTAATGGGTGGCGAACCGTATCGTATCATGGAGCTGACACCGAAGATTGGAGCAGAACGTGCTACATCTTCTGTCGTCCTTTATGCTATGACACACATCTTTAGCCATTTCTGGTTTTGGCTTATATCCATCTTCCTTTATATCTTCACGCAACCAGTCAACCTCCTGATGGGCACGATGTTAGCTATCGTTTTTGCTTTCTGCGTATCTGCAATTTGGTTCTTCCTCACTGGTTATAAAAAAGGATTAGCAGTCCGCGTAATGAACCTTGTTCGCCACATTCCTTTTGTTAAGAAATGGGCAGAACCTTTTGTTGCCAATCATAAGGAAGAACTTGACAGAATTGACACACAGATAGCATCATTGCACAACCAAAACCCACGTACCTTCCTCACCGTTGTTCTGCTTGAATTATCTTGCAGAATTTGCAGTGCTTTAGAGATATTCTTCATCCTTTTGGTATTGCTACCTTCTGTCAATTACTTTGATTGCATTCTCATCCTTGCGTTCACCTCTCTCTTTGCTAATATGCTCTTCTTTATACCTCTACAATTAGGTGGTCGTGAAGGAGGTTTCCTGATGTCTGTTAAAGGCTTAGGACTCACGCTCGAAGCGGGCATTTTCGTTGCTCTACTTGTCCGTATCCGTGAACTTATTTGGACAGCTATAGGCTTATTGCTTATCAAACTGGAGAAACACAACAAATAA
- a CDS encoding PdxA family dehydrogenase has protein sequence MNDNKRVRVAITHGDTNGIGYELIFKTFAEPEMLELCTPIIYGSPKVATYHRNALGIEANFTIIKDASEAQNGRLNLLPVFDDEIKVDLGVASEESGIAGLRAVDKALEDYRQGLFDVLVTAPIDNNEHFHFSGQSRYIEDHMESEEQGLSILINDGLRVALTTRNLPLRQVAESISKASIVNNASALFKSLRRDFRLSCPRIAVLGLNPKAGDNGLLGSEEHEIILPAIDELVENGIQAFGPYPADTFFGCNYTEHFDGILAMYYEQGLAPFRTLSVSHGIIYTAGLPLVRTSAEIPNSLSLAGKGNVDELPFRHAIYLAIDIFRNRAEYDAPMGNPLPKLYKERRDESDKVRFAIPRKREDRIPNNSENRNTKETH, from the coding sequence ATGAACGATAATAAAAGAGTCCGCGTAGCAATCACACACGGAGATACCAACGGCATTGGATATGAGCTTATCTTTAAGACCTTTGCCGAACCAGAGATGCTGGAGCTTTGTACGCCTATCATCTATGGTTCGCCTAAAGTAGCCACCTATCATCGTAATGCACTTGGCATAGAAGCTAACTTCACTATCATCAAAGATGCATCAGAAGCACAGAACGGACGACTCAACCTGCTCCCTGTATTTGATGACGAAATTAAGGTTGATTTGGGCGTTGCCTCAGAGGAGTCTGGTATTGCAGGCTTACGTGCTGTAGACAAGGCCTTAGAGGACTATCGCCAAGGACTATTTGACGTTCTCGTTACAGCTCCTATTGACAATAATGAACACTTCCACTTCAGTGGTCAGAGCCGTTACATTGAAGATCACATGGAATCAGAGGAGCAAGGCTTGTCAATCTTGATAAACGATGGACTGCGAGTTGCCCTTACTACACGTAATCTCCCACTGCGCCAAGTAGCAGAATCAATATCAAAGGCAAGTATTGTTAACAATGCGAGTGCACTCTTTAAGAGTCTTCGTCGCGACTTCCGCCTTTCTTGTCCACGCATAGCAGTGCTTGGACTGAATCCTAAAGCTGGTGACAATGGTTTGTTAGGCTCTGAAGAGCATGAGATAATCTTGCCAGCTATTGACGAACTTGTTGAGAATGGCATACAAGCCTTTGGTCCTTATCCTGCCGATACGTTCTTTGGCTGCAATTACACAGAACATTTTGATGGCATTTTAGCAATGTATTACGAACAAGGACTTGCTCCTTTCCGTACGCTTTCTGTATCTCATGGTATCATTTACACAGCAGGATTGCCACTCGTTCGCACCTCTGCAGAAATTCCTAATAGCCTTTCATTAGCAGGAAAGGGTAATGTTGACGAACTACCATTCCGTCATGCAATCTACCTTGCTATCGACATCTTCCGCAATCGTGCAGAATATGATGCACCAATGGGCAATCCACTTCCAAAGCTTTACAAGGAAAGAAGAGACGAAAGCGACAAGGTGCGCTTTGCTATTCCACGTAAGCGTGAGGATCGCATACCAAACAATAGTGAAAACCGTAATACGAAGGAGACACACTAA
- the rlmN gene encoding 23S rRNA (adenine(2503)-C(2))-methyltransferase RlmN has protein sequence MESAKKYLLGMTLGELKEVAKSLGMPAFTGGQIAKWLYTQHVKSIDEMTNISKANREKLAAEYAIGCKEPIDAQHSKDGTIKYLFPTDSGKFVETVYIPDEDRATLCVSSQVGCKMNCLFCQTGKQGFEGSLSATDILNQIYSLPERDKLTNIVFMGQGEPMDNLDNVLRTTEIMTADFGYGWSPKRITVSSVGVKGKLKRFLDESDCHVAISMHTPLHEQRSELMPAEKGMSIDSIIELLSNYDFSHQRRLSFEYIVFKDFNDSEEHAKAIVQLLKGLDCRMNLIRFHPIPNIPLQGVDDHRMEKFRNYLTQHGIFTTIRASRGQDIFAACGLLSTAKKIEEERGRGKK, from the coding sequence ATGGAAAGTGCAAAGAAGTATTTGTTGGGAATGACACTTGGCGAACTAAAAGAGGTTGCTAAGTCGCTCGGAATGCCAGCTTTTACAGGCGGACAGATAGCCAAATGGCTCTATACACAGCATGTGAAAAGTATTGATGAGATGACGAATATCTCAAAAGCAAACAGAGAGAAACTCGCTGCTGAATATGCTATTGGCTGCAAAGAGCCTATCGATGCACAACATTCTAAAGACGGAACCATCAAATATCTCTTCCCTACTGATAGCGGTAAGTTTGTTGAAACGGTGTATATTCCAGACGAAGACCGTGCTACACTCTGTGTTTCTTCACAAGTAGGATGTAAGATGAACTGCCTCTTCTGCCAGACAGGAAAGCAGGGTTTCGAAGGTAGTCTTTCAGCTACAGATATTCTTAATCAAATTTATTCCCTCCCAGAACGTGATAAATTGACGAATATCGTCTTCATGGGTCAGGGTGAGCCAATGGATAACCTTGATAACGTACTGCGCACCACAGAGATTATGACTGCTGACTTTGGTTACGGATGGTCACCAAAGCGAATCACAGTAAGCAGTGTGGGTGTCAAAGGAAAGCTAAAACGATTCCTTGATGAGAGCGACTGCCACGTTGCTATCAGTATGCACACCCCTTTACACGAGCAACGTTCGGAGTTGATGCCAGCAGAAAAAGGAATGTCTATTGATAGTATTATCGAGTTACTCAGCAATTACGACTTCTCTCATCAGCGCCGTCTGTCATTCGAATATATTGTCTTCAAGGATTTCAACGACAGCGAGGAACATGCCAAGGCTATCGTACAACTACTCAAAGGATTGGACTGCCGAATGAATCTTATTCGCTTCCATCCTATCCCTAATATCCCATTGCAGGGTGTTGATGACCACAGAATGGAGAAATTCAGAAACTATCTAACACAACATGGAATCTTCACAACTATCCGTGCCAGTCGTGGACAGGATATCTTTGCAGCCTGCGGTCTGCTCTCAACAGCAAAGAAGATAGAAGAAGAAAGAGGTAGAGGGAAAAAGTAA
- a CDS encoding DoxX family protein, with translation MNKVKMIFRLLLGAFMTYAGVSHLTFNRLEFVAQVPMWLRFSEGFTDFVVLSSGVVEIALGLSMLFLYKHKAVVGALLALFFVLIFPGNLNQYFYHIDSFGLNTDTARLIRLFFQPVLIAWALWSTGGWQVCKEWISKIRK, from the coding sequence ATGAACAAAGTAAAGATGATTTTCCGCCTCCTCTTAGGAGCATTTATGACGTATGCAGGTGTTTCTCACCTGACTTTTAACCGATTGGAGTTCGTGGCACAGGTGCCTATGTGGCTTCGATTCTCAGAGGGATTTACCGATTTCGTGGTACTTTCTTCAGGTGTAGTAGAGATTGCTTTGGGTTTGAGTATGCTATTCTTGTATAAGCATAAGGCGGTAGTAGGAGCGTTGCTCGCCCTCTTCTTTGTACTCATCTTCCCTGGAAACCTCAATCAATATTTCTATCATATTGATTCATTCGGGTTGAATACTGACACTGCACGTCTTATCCGACTATTCTTCCAGCCAGTACTGATAGCATGGGCATTGTGGTCTACTGGTGGCTGGCAGGTTTGCAAGGAGTGGATTTCGAAGATAAGAAAATAA
- a CDS encoding glutathione peroxidase translates to MATVYDFNLKDKKGNEVSLETYKGKVLLIVNTATGCGFTPQYEELEAMYRSLKEKGLEILDIPCDQFGHQAPGTDEEIHEFCTAKFGTDFPQFKKSDVNGANELPLYTWLKSEKGYAGGAYEEKLAAIMEDLYNKANTEPRKQNDIQWNFTKFLVNRNGEVVARFEPTVDLKEVQKAVEAAL, encoded by the coding sequence ATGGCAACAGTTTATGATTTCAATTTGAAAGATAAGAAAGGTAACGAGGTAAGTCTCGAGACATATAAGGGTAAGGTACTTCTTATCGTAAACACAGCGACAGGTTGTGGTTTTACTCCACAGTATGAGGAGTTGGAGGCAATGTACCGCAGTCTGAAGGAGAAGGGTCTTGAGATTCTCGATATTCCATGTGATCAGTTCGGTCATCAGGCTCCAGGTACAGACGAGGAGATTCACGAGTTCTGTACAGCAAAGTTTGGTACTGACTTTCCACAGTTCAAGAAGAGCGATGTGAACGGTGCTAACGAGCTCCCTCTCTACACATGGTTGAAGAGTGAGAAGGGCTATGCAGGTGGTGCATACGAGGAGAAGTTGGCTGCTATTATGGAAGACCTTTACAACAAGGCAAACACAGAGCCACGCAAGCAGAACGACATCCAGTGGAACTTCACAAAGTTCCTCGTTAACCGCAATGGTGAGGTTGTTGCACGCTTCGAGCCTACAGTAGACCTCAAGGAGGTTCAGAAGGCTGTTGAGGCTGCGCTTTAA
- a CDS encoding MGMT family protein: protein MAVDIEAFRKEVYNVVASIPSGRVLSYGQIAWLVGCPRHARLVGKVLHGVSETENLPCHRVVNGNGRTAPCWEEQRGLLEAEGITFRANGCVDMRKWQWKLEE from the coding sequence ATGGCTGTAGATATAGAGGCATTTCGCAAGGAAGTTTATAACGTTGTAGCATCAATCCCGAGCGGTCGTGTACTGAGTTATGGACAGATAGCATGGCTTGTAGGCTGTCCTCGTCATGCTCGTTTGGTTGGAAAAGTACTACATGGCGTATCTGAAACAGAAAATTTGCCATGTCATCGAGTTGTAAATGGTAACGGACGTACGGCTCCTTGTTGGGAAGAACAGCGCGGTTTGTTGGAAGCAGAAGGGATAACCTTCCGTGCAAATGGCTGTGTAGATATGAGAAAATGGCAATGGAAACTGGAGGAGTAA
- a CDS encoding sugar phosphate nucleotidyltransferase produces the protein MQAMIFAAGLGTRLKPLTDTMPKALVRVGGAPLLEHVIRRLIDAGCSRMVVNVHHFANQITDYLDAHNYGVDIYVSDETEQLLDTGGGIKRAASLFDQHQPVLIHNVDILSNVDLAAFYCHALETKADALLLVSRRVTQRYLIFDSNMRLVGWTNVATGEVKSPHAEIRQLHFVSPTEEDSSYYQNNCYLCAFSGIHVLSPSAVQTVEAVDKDMFPIMDFYLNNCDTLDIRGKLKTDLHLLDVGKLDSLQAAEDFIANSEYQSSKTEN, from the coding sequence ATGCAGGCAATGATTTTTGCAGCCGGACTCGGTACCCGTTTGAAACCGCTTACTGACACAATGCCAAAAGCGTTGGTAAGGGTGGGAGGTGCGCCACTGCTTGAGCATGTAATTAGGAGATTAATAGATGCTGGATGCAGTCGTATGGTTGTTAATGTACATCATTTTGCAAACCAGATAACAGACTATTTGGATGCACACAACTATGGTGTGGATATCTATGTGTCTGATGAAACAGAGCAGCTCCTTGACACCGGTGGTGGTATCAAGCGAGCTGCTTCGCTTTTTGATCAGCATCAGCCAGTGCTGATTCACAATGTTGACATATTAAGTAATGTGGATTTAGCTGCTTTCTATTGCCATGCTTTAGAAACAAAGGCAGATGCTCTGCTGTTGGTAAGCCGTCGTGTGACCCAACGTTACTTGATATTTGACAGTAATATGCGCTTGGTGGGCTGGACAAATGTGGCTACAGGCGAGGTGAAGTCACCTCATGCCGAGATACGTCAGTTGCATTTCGTCTCACCAACAGAGGAAGATAGTTCTTATTATCAGAACAACTGTTACCTCTGTGCCTTCTCTGGTATACACGTGTTATCTCCCTCTGCGGTACAAACCGTTGAGGCTGTTGATAAGGATATGTTCCCCATTATGGACTTCTATCTCAACAATTGCGACACACTTGATATCCGTGGCAAACTAAAAACCGACCTTCATCTACTTGATGTAGGCAAACTCGACAGCTTACAAGCTGCTGAAGACTTTATTGCAAATTCAGAGTATCAAAGCTCCAAGACGGAGAACTGA
- the guaA gene encoding glutamine-hydrolyzing GMP synthase: MQQKIIILDFGSQTTQLIGRRVRELDTFCEILPYNKFPKDDPSVIGVILSGSPYSVHDPEAFKVDLSQFIGKIPVLGICYGAQYISYSNGGKVEQTGTREYGRANLESIDLNNRLFAGFEKGSQVWMSHGDTITAIPENYDIIASTGDVKYAAFASKTQPVWAVQFHPEVYHSLQGKQLLENFVVNICGSKQEWSAASFVESAVQEIREQVGNDRVILGLSGGVDSSVCAVLLNKAIGKNLTCIFVDHGMLRKNEFTKVMDAYKGLGLNVIGVDASEQFFKDLEGVTDPEQKRKIIGRDFVEVFNAEAKKITDAKWLAQGTIYPDRIESLSITGMVIKSHHNVGGLPEEMHLQLCEPLRWLFKDEVRRVGYELGMPERLIKRHPFPGPGLAVRILGDITRDKVRILQDADDIYIEKMHNYTMPDGSSLYDHVWQAGTVLLSTIRSVGVMGDERTYEHPVALRAVTSMDAMTADWAHLPYDFMADVSNEIIRKVKGVNRVCYDISSKPPSTIEWE, from the coding sequence ATGCAACAGAAGATTATCATTTTGGATTTCGGCTCACAGACGACACAGCTTATTGGCCGTCGTGTACGTGAGTTGGATACCTTCTGCGAGATCCTCCCTTACAACAAGTTCCCGAAGGACGACCCATCTGTGATTGGTGTGATTCTTTCTGGTTCACCTTATTCCGTACATGACCCAGAGGCTTTCAAGGTAGACCTCAGTCAGTTTATCGGTAAGATTCCAGTGCTCGGTATCTGTTATGGTGCTCAGTACATCTCTTATTCAAATGGAGGTAAGGTTGAGCAGACGGGTACACGTGAGTATGGTCGTGCCAACTTAGAGAGTATCGACCTTAACAATCGCCTTTTTGCAGGCTTTGAGAAAGGCTCGCAGGTATGGATGAGTCACGGTGATACGATTACTGCAATCCCTGAGAACTACGACATTATAGCTTCTACTGGTGATGTTAAGTATGCTGCCTTTGCATCAAAGACACAGCCAGTATGGGCAGTACAGTTCCATCCAGAGGTTTACCACTCATTGCAGGGTAAGCAGTTGTTGGAGAACTTTGTTGTGAATATCTGTGGTAGCAAGCAGGAGTGGAGTGCAGCTTCATTTGTAGAGAGTGCTGTTCAGGAGATTCGTGAGCAGGTGGGTAACGACCGTGTTATCCTTGGTCTTTCTGGTGGTGTTGACTCTTCTGTTTGTGCAGTATTGCTTAATAAGGCTATCGGTAAGAACCTTACTTGTATCTTCGTAGACCACGGTATGCTCCGTAAGAATGAGTTTACAAAGGTGATGGATGCTTATAAGGGACTTGGACTGAACGTTATCGGCGTTGATGCATCGGAACAGTTCTTTAAGGATTTGGAAGGTGTTACCGACCCAGAGCAGAAGCGCAAGATTATTGGTCGTGACTTCGTTGAGGTGTTTAATGCTGAAGCTAAGAAGATTACGGATGCTAAGTGGCTCGCACAGGGTACTATCTACCCAGACCGTATTGAGAGCCTTAGCATTACGGGTATGGTTATCAAGAGTCACCATAACGTAGGTGGACTTCCAGAGGAGATGCATCTTCAGCTTTGTGAGCCACTTCGTTGGCTCTTCAAAGACGAGGTTCGCCGTGTAGGTTATGAGCTTGGAATGCCAGAACGTCTTATCAAGCGTCATCCATTCCCAGGTCCTGGTCTTGCTGTTCGTATCTTGGGCGACATCACTCGTGATAAGGTTCGTATCCTTCAAGATGCAGACGATATCTATATCGAGAAGATGCACAACTATACTATGCCAGATGGTTCAAGTCTTTACGACCATGTTTGGCAGGCAGGTACCGTATTGCTCTCTACGATTCGTTCAGTAGGAGTGATGGGTGATGAGCGTACTTACGAGCATCCAGTTGCTCTCCGTGCCGTTACATCAATGGATGCAATGACAGCTGACTGGGCTCACCTCCCTTATGATTTCATGGCAGATGTTTCTAATGAAATCATTCGTAAGGTGAAGGGAGTTAACCGCGTATGTTACGATATATCTTCAAAACCACCTTCAACAATTGAGTGGGAGTAA
- the mscL gene encoding large-conductance mechanosensitive channel protein MscL, with product MSKLIQEFKEFAVKGNAVDMAVGVIIGGAFGKIVSSIVDDIIMPPIGWLIGGVNFSDLKYTLPQVEIPGVTAAAPATINYGNFLQTLLDFIIIAFCVFMMVKGINKLSKKKEEEPAAPAPDPEPTNEEKLLSEIRDLLKNK from the coding sequence ATGAGCAAACTTATTCAAGAATTCAAGGAATTTGCAGTAAAGGGTAACGCCGTTGATATGGCTGTCGGTGTAATCATCGGTGGTGCTTTCGGCAAGATTGTTTCATCTATCGTTGACGATATCATCATGCCTCCTATTGGATGGCTTATCGGTGGCGTTAACTTTTCAGACTTAAAGTACACACTTCCACAAGTAGAAATCCCTGGTGTAACCGCTGCAGCTCCAGCAACCATCAACTATGGTAACTTCTTGCAGACATTGCTTGACTTTATTATCATCGCTTTCTGCGTATTCATGATGGTAAAAGGTATCAACAAACTCTCTAAGAAGAAGGAAGAGGAACCAGCTGCTCCTGCACCTGATCCAGAGCCAACTAACGAGGAGAAACTGCTCTCTGAGATTCGCGATTTGCTGAAGAACAAGTAA
- the gap gene encoding type I glyceraldehyde-3-phosphate dehydrogenase, producing the protein MVNVAINGFGRIGRLAFRQMFEAEGYEVVAINDLTSPKMLAHLLKYDTAQGGFAGKFGEGKHTVEATENSIIVDGKEIKISAEMDAANCPWAANNVDVVLECTGFYTSKEKASAHLKAGAKKVVISAPAGNDLPTVVFNTNHKTLTAADTVISAASCTTNCLAPMAAALNAYAPIQSGIMSTIHAYTGDQMILDGPQRKGDLRRSRAGACNIVPNSTGAAKAIGLVIPELNGKLIGSAQRVPTPTGSTTILVAVVKGKDVTVEGINAAMKAASTESFGYTEDQIVSSDIIGMRFGSLFDATQTMVSKISDDCYQVQVVSWYDNENSYTSQMVRTIKYFAELK; encoded by the coding sequence ATGGTAAATGTAGCTATTAACGGCTTTGGCCGTATTGGTCGTCTCGCATTCCGTCAGATGTTCGAGGCTGAAGGTTATGAGGTTGTTGCAATTAACGACTTGACAAGTCCTAAGATGCTTGCTCATCTGTTGAAGTATGATACTGCTCAGGGTGGTTTCGCTGGCAAGTTCGGTGAGGGTAAGCACACTGTAGAGGCTACTGAGAATTCTATCATCGTTGATGGTAAGGAGATTAAGATCTCTGCTGAGATGGACGCTGCTAACTGCCCATGGGCTGCTAACAACGTAGACGTAGTTCTCGAGTGTACAGGTTTCTACACATCTAAGGAGAAGGCTTCTGCTCACCTCAAGGCTGGTGCAAAGAAGGTAGTTATCTCTGCTCCTGCAGGTAACGATCTCCCAACAGTTGTTTTCAATACTAACCACAAGACTTTGACTGCAGCTGATACAGTTATTTCTGCAGCTTCTTGTACAACAAACTGCTTGGCTCCAATGGCAGCTGCGTTGAACGCATATGCTCCAATCCAGTCAGGTATCATGTCAACAATCCACGCTTACACTGGTGACCAGATGATTCTCGATGGTCCACAGCGCAAGGGTGACCTCCGTCGTTCACGTGCAGGTGCTTGCAACATCGTTCCTAACTCAACTGGTGCTGCTAAGGCTATCGGTCTCGTTATCCCAGAGTTGAACGGTAAGTTGATCGGTTCTGCACAGCGCGTTCCAACTCCAACAGGTTCTACAACAATCCTCGTTGCTGTTGTTAAGGGTAAGGACGTAACTGTTGAGGGTATCAACGCTGCAATGAAGGCTGCTTCAACTGAGAGCTTCGGTTATACTGAGGATCAGATCGTTTCTTCTGATATCATCGGTATGCGTTTCGGTTCTTTGTTCGATGCAACTCAGACTATGGTAAGCAAGATCAGCGATGATTGCTACCAGGTACAGGTTGTTTCTTGGTACGACAATGAGAACTCATATACTTCTCAGATGGTTCGTACAATCAAGTACTTCGCAGAGTTGAAGTAA
- the miaA gene encoding tRNA (adenosine(37)-N6)-dimethylallyltransferase MiaA gives MKNEQIGEGTAAGIALDKRMITILGPTASGKTDLAAHLAARLNAEIISADSRQVYRGMDIGTGKDLADYTVEGHAIPYHLIDICEPGTKYNLFRYQQDFLDSYEDIRSRGVLPILCGGTGLYIEAVLKGYSLSPVPQNPELRKALEEKSLEELTAMLVELKENNHSVMHNKTDVDSCQRAIRAIEIETYNLTKPTEERQCPPIESLIIGVDIDREARRRKITNRLKARLEEGMVGEIEGLLKQGIPAEDLIYYGLEYKFVTEYLIGKLSYNEMFRQLEIAIHQFAKRQMTWFRGMERRGFTIHWVNAAQKMEDKVEEILSLW, from the coding sequence ATGAAGAACGAACAGATAGGTGAGGGTACGGCTGCAGGTATAGCTCTTGACAAGCGTATGATAACCATTCTTGGTCCTACGGCTTCGGGTAAGACGGATCTTGCTGCACATTTGGCTGCTCGGCTTAACGCTGAAATCATCAGTGCAGATAGCCGTCAGGTCTATCGTGGCATGGATATTGGTACGGGTAAAGACTTGGCTGATTACACAGTTGAGGGGCATGCAATACCTTATCACCTTATAGATATATGTGAACCAGGTACGAAGTATAATCTTTTTCGCTATCAACAGGATTTCCTTGATAGTTATGAAGATATACGGAGTAGGGGAGTGCTGCCTATTCTCTGCGGCGGTACAGGTCTTTATATTGAAGCTGTGCTGAAGGGTTATAGCCTTTCGCCAGTGCCACAGAATCCTGAACTGCGTAAGGCATTAGAGGAGAAATCGCTTGAGGAATTGACGGCAATGTTGGTTGAGCTGAAGGAAAATAATCATTCCGTCATGCACAACAAGACGGATGTTGACTCTTGTCAGCGTGCTATTCGTGCGATAGAGATTGAAACCTATAATCTCACAAAGCCAACAGAAGAGCGGCAATGTCCACCAATTGAGTCATTAATAATAGGTGTAGACATAGATCGTGAAGCACGAAGAAGGAAAATAACCAACCGCTTAAAAGCACGTCTTGAAGAAGGAATGGTTGGCGAGATAGAAGGATTACTGAAGCAGGGTATACCTGCAGAAGACCTTATCTATTATGGTTTGGAATATAAGTTTGTGACAGAGTATCTCATAGGAAAGCTGTCTTACAATGAGATGTTCCGACAGTTAGAAATCGCCATTCATCAGTTTGCTAAGCGACAGATGACGTGGTTTCGTGGTATGGAGCGTCGTGGCTTTACGATTCATTGGGTAAATGCTGCACAAAAGATGGAAGATAAAGTTGAAGAAATATTGAGCTTATGGTAG